In Nicotiana tabacum cultivar K326 chromosome 11, ASM71507v2, whole genome shotgun sequence, a single window of DNA contains:
- the LOC107797660 gene encoding protein cornichon homolog 4-like: MGDLLSWLFSFFLLVGVLATILYQLMCLADLEYDYVNPYDSASRINRAVVPEFVLHGALCFLHLVTGHWLMFLICLPYLYYNIKVYADRSHLVDVTEIFNQLPWEKKIRLYKLGYLVILLAFSIFWMVWSIVDE; this comes from the exons ATGGGTGATCTACTCTCATGGCTATTTTCCTTCTTCCTTCTCGTTGGTGTTCTTGCTACTATCCTTTACCAG CTCATGTGCTTGGCAGACCTTGAATACGATTATGTTAACCCTTATGATTCGGCATCTCGGATTAACAGAGCAGTGGTACCAGAGTTTGTTCTTCACGGAGCGCTGTGCTTCCTACATCTTGTGACGGGGCATTGGTTGATGTTTCTGATATGTCTACCATACTTATATTATAACATCAAAGT CTATGCAGATCGATCCCACTTGGTAGATGTAACTGAGATTTTCAATCAGCTTCCATGGGAAAAGAAGATACGGCTATATAAGCTTGGATACCTTGTGATACTTCTTGCCTTTTCGATATTCTG GATGGTTTGGAGCATTGTGGACGAATGA